A window of Chryseobacterium sp. IHB B 17019 genomic DNA:
CTAAAGCCCGCTCCTATTGATATTTTTATTGTCGATGATTATGTTAACCACCCCCAGAGAAAGGGGATTTTTACAATGTTTCTTTTAGCCAGTCAAAGAATTCTCTTTGCCAAACCAAACCGTTTTGTGGGTGGAGAACCCAGTGATTTTCATTCGGAAAATAGACGAATTTTGTTTTCAGACCTTTTAATTTTGCTGCCTGGAAAGCTTCCTGACCTTGTTCGTAAGGTACACGGAAATCAATTCCGCCCTGAACAATCATGATTGGTTTGTTCCATTTATCAACAAAATTACTTGGATTAAATTCTGTATAAGCCTTTGGCAGCGGCTTTTCCCATGGTGAGCCTAAATCCCAGTTCGCAAACCAAAGCTCTTCCGTTGTCAGATACCATGATTTCATATCAAATAATCCATCGTGGGCGATGAATGTTTTGAATCTGTTTTCGTGAATTCCGGCCAGCATAAATACGCTGTAACCACCGTAGCTTGCACCAACAGCCGCTACTCTTTCTCCGTCAACATACGGTAAAGTTTTCGCATAATCCGTTGCCTCCAGATAATCTCTCATCGGTTGTCCGCCCCAGTCTTTTGAAATTTCTTCGTTCCATTTTGTTCCCCAACCCGGCATTCCGCGACGGTTTGGAGCTACAACGATGTAGCCGTTTGCTGCCATTAACGCAAAGTTCCATCTTGTGCTAAAGAATTGAGTCAAAGCAGATTGCGGACCTCCCTGACAATATACTAAAGTGGGATATTTTTTGTTCGGGTCGAAGTTTGGAGGATAGTGAAACCACACGCCCATTTCTTTTCCGTCCGAAGTTTTTACCATTTTAAGCTCAGATTTTCCTTGCGATAATTTGGCGTAGGTTTCTTTATTAGCTTCGGTAACCTGCTTCATTTCTCCGTTTTTCAAGTTTACAGAGAACAGATCTGTGGCATGGTTTACATCAGTTCTTCCTACTAAAAGCGAATTCTTATTATCTGTAAAAATTTCATTCACGTCAAAATCACCTCTTGTGATCTGCTGAACTTTAGCATTTTTCGGATCTAAAGAAAATAATTGTTTTGTTCCTCTGAAAGCCGCCGTAAAATAAATTGTTTTTGAATCACCGCCCCAGAAAACATCTCCTGAAACACTTTCGTCCCAACCATTTGTAAGATTTGAAGTTTTTCCTGATTTCCAATCTAAGATTTTGATGTCATTTTTATCTGCTTCATAGCCGTCTCTAGCCATGCTTTGCCAGATCAGAGATTTTCCATCCGGACTGAATTTTGGATTTACATCGTAACCTTTATTCGTTTCCGTCAGGTTTTTTGTCTGTCCAGAAGCTAAATCGTAAGCGAAAATATCTGTATTGGTGCTGGTTGCGTATTCTTTACCGCTTTTTGGTTTTGTGACATATAAAAGCTGTGAAGAATCCGGGCTCCAGATGAAATCTTCTGCGCCACCAAAAGGTCTTTGCGGAGAATCCCACATTTTTCCTTCCAATAGATCTTTTGCAGTATCTACTTTATCTGACGTATTTACCACAAAAACATGGTTGTATTTTCCTTCATTAAAATAATCCCAGTGTCTGTGATTCAGGTCTGTATATACTTGTGCGGTGGTTTTCGGAGTATCGGAATATTTGTCTTTTCCCATTACTTTTTCCACCAAAACCTGCTTGCTGAAAGCGATTTTTTTACCGTCCGGAGAAATTACCACATTGTCAGCCTCACCGATGGTATAAAATTCTGCCCATGTTTTTCCGCTGTCTTTGGAAAGGAAAATTTTGTCGCCTTCCTGAGCGTAAATTCCATTTTTATCCCACTGAATAAGAGCTTTTTTACCAAAGTCTATTTTTGTGGATTGATTATTCAGAACATTTAATAAATAGTTCTCGTTTTTTGTTTTTTCTGTTTTAAGATCTACCTGTCCTATTTTATAAATAAGCGAAGACTGATCCGGTGAA
This region includes:
- a CDS encoding S9 family peptidase; this encodes MKLKYSLLALAAPLLMNAQQVMTPEILWTLKKVGVQAVSPDQSSLIYKIGQVDLKTEKTKNENYLLNVLNNQSTKIDFGKKALIQWDKNGIYAQEGDKIFLSKDSGKTWAEFYTIGEADNVVISPDGKKIAFSKQVLVEKVMGKDKYSDTPKTTAQVYTDLNHRHWDYFNEGKYNHVFVVNTSDKVDTAKDLLEGKMWDSPQRPFGGAEDFIWSPDSSQLLYVTKPKSGKEYATSTNTDIFAYDLASGQTKNLTETNKGYDVNPKFSPDGKSLIWQSMARDGYEADKNDIKILDWKSGKTSNLTNGWDESVSGDVFWGGDSKTIYFTAAFRGTKQLFSLDPKNAKVQQITRGDFDVNEIFTDNKNSLLVGRTDVNHATDLFSVNLKNGEMKQVTEANKETYAKLSQGKSELKMVKTSDGKEMGVWFHYPPNFDPNKKYPTLVYCQGGPQSALTQFFSTRWNFALMAANGYIVVAPNRRGMPGWGTKWNEEISKDWGGQPMRDYLEATDYAKTLPYVDGERVAAVGASYGGYSVFMLAGIHENRFKTFIAHDGLFDMKSWYLTTEELWFANWDLGSPWEKPLPKAYTEFNPSNFVDKWNKPIMIVQGGIDFRVPYEQGQEAFQAAKLKGLKTKFVYFPNENHWVLHPQNGLVWQREFFDWLKETL